One window from the genome of Streptomyces sp. NBC_00708 encodes:
- a CDS encoding phospholipase yields the protein MRRRVATLLAAVGLSLPLVLLPTASASAAPADKPQVLSSWTQTSAASYNAWNSARNNKGAWSAYGFDWSTDYCSTSPDNPFGFPFQTACARHDFGYRNYKAAGTFSANKARLDNALYADLKRVCSAYSGAKLTSCNATAWTYYHAVDIFGVAPAGAALAG from the coding sequence ATGCGCCGTCGCGTCGCCACCCTGCTCGCCGCTGTCGGACTGTCGCTCCCGCTCGTCCTGCTGCCCACCGCCTCCGCCTCGGCGGCCCCCGCGGACAAGCCCCAGGTCCTCAGTTCCTGGACGCAGACGAGCGCCGCCAGCTACAACGCGTGGAACTCCGCCCGCAACAACAAGGGCGCGTGGTCCGCGTACGGCTTCGACTGGTCGACGGACTACTGCAGCACCTCGCCCGACAACCCCTTCGGCTTCCCGTTCCAGACGGCCTGCGCCCGGCACGACTTCGGGTACCGCAACTACAAGGCGGCCGGGACGTTCTCCGCCAACAAGGCCCGCCTCGACAACGCCCTCTACGCGGACCTCAAGCGCGTGTGCTCCGCGTACTCCGGGGCCAAGCTGACCTCGTGCAACGCCACGGCCTGGACGTACTACCACGCGGTGGACATCTTCGGTGTCGCACCGGCCGGGGCCGCCCTGGCCGGCTGA
- a CDS encoding S1 family peptidase, whose amino-acid sequence MKHRRISRKRAVLAGSAVVGLVAAGVTFQSANASDDVPRFTARTLNAAAAGKLATDLGKDLGTGAAGSYYDAGSKHLVMNVVDETAAERVRQAGGTARIVKNTLADLKSARQTLAGKATIPGTSWAVDPVGNKVVVTADRTVKGADLKKLGAVVDSLGGKAELKKSAGEFKPFIAGGDAIWGDGGRCSLGFNVVKDGEPYFLTAGHCTEAISSWSDSQGGAEIGTNAGSEFPDNDFGLVKYTSSTAHPSEVDLYNGSTQPITKAGEATVGMTVTRSGSTTQVHDGEVTGLDATVNYGNGDIVNGLIQTTVCAEPGDSGGSLFAGDTAIGLTSGGSGDCSAGGETFFQPVPEALAAFGAEIG is encoded by the coding sequence TTGAAGCATCGACGCATATCGAGGAAGCGCGCAGTGCTGGCCGGTTCGGCGGTCGTCGGCCTGGTCGCGGCGGGCGTGACCTTCCAGAGCGCGAACGCCAGTGACGACGTGCCGCGGTTCACCGCGCGGACGCTGAACGCCGCCGCGGCCGGGAAGCTCGCCACGGACCTGGGCAAGGACCTGGGCACCGGCGCGGCCGGCTCGTACTACGACGCCGGCAGCAAGCACCTCGTGATGAACGTGGTCGACGAGACCGCCGCCGAGCGGGTGCGGCAGGCGGGCGGCACCGCCAGAATCGTGAAGAACACGCTCGCCGACCTGAAGTCCGCCCGGCAGACCCTGGCCGGCAAGGCGACGATCCCCGGCACCTCGTGGGCCGTGGACCCGGTCGGCAACAAGGTCGTCGTCACCGCCGACCGTACGGTCAAGGGCGCCGACCTGAAGAAGCTCGGCGCGGTGGTCGACTCGCTGGGCGGCAAGGCGGAGCTCAAGAAGTCGGCGGGGGAGTTCAAGCCGTTCATCGCCGGCGGCGACGCGATCTGGGGCGACGGCGGGCGCTGCTCGCTCGGCTTCAACGTGGTCAAGGACGGCGAGCCGTACTTCCTGACCGCCGGGCACTGCACCGAGGCGATCTCCAGCTGGTCGGACTCCCAGGGCGGCGCCGAGATCGGCACGAACGCCGGCTCGGAGTTCCCGGACAACGACTTCGGCCTGGTGAAGTACACCTCGTCCACCGCGCACCCGAGCGAGGTGGACCTCTACAACGGTTCCACCCAGCCCATCACCAAGGCGGGCGAGGCCACCGTCGGCATGACGGTGACCCGCAGCGGCTCCACCACCCAGGTCCACGACGGCGAGGTGACGGGCCTGGACGCCACCGTCAACTACGGCAACGGCGACATCGTCAACGGGCTCATCCAGACCACGGTCTGCGCCGAGCCCGGCGACAGCGGCGGTTCGCTCTTCGCCGGTGACACGGCGATCGGTCTGACCTCGGGCGGCAGCGGTGACTGCTCGGCGGGCGGCGAGACGTTCTTCCAGCCGGTGCCGGAGGCGCTGGCGGCGTTCGGCGCCGAGATCGGCTGA
- a CDS encoding S1 family peptidase, whose protein sequence is MRIKRTTPLSGTARRSRAIAIAAGLVAVAALAVPTAQASSTGTYSANQLAAASDAVLGADVAGTAWNVDPATGKLVVTVDSTVSAAEVQQIKDSAGSNAGALRIEHTPGKFSKLLSGGDAIYAPGWRCSLGFNVRSGSTYYFLTAGHCTDGNPPWYTNSSNTTYIGPTVGSSFPTNDYGLVRYDNSAVSHEGTVGSVDITSAANATVGMSVTRRGSTTGIHSGTVSALNATVNYGNGDVVYGMIKTNVCAEPGDSGGPLYSGSKAIGLTSGGSGNCSSGGTTFFQPVTEALSAYGVSIY, encoded by the coding sequence GTGAGGATCAAGCGCACCACCCCCCTCAGCGGTACCGCGAGACGCAGCAGGGCCATCGCCATCGCTGCCGGTCTCGTGGCCGTCGCCGCCCTGGCCGTCCCCACCGCCCAGGCCAGTTCCACCGGAACGTACAGCGCCAACCAGCTCGCCGCCGCCAGTGACGCCGTCCTCGGCGCCGATGTCGCCGGCACCGCCTGGAACGTCGATCCGGCGACCGGCAAGCTCGTGGTCACCGTCGACAGCACGGTCTCCGCCGCCGAGGTCCAGCAGATCAAGGACTCCGCCGGCAGCAACGCGGGAGCCCTGCGCATCGAGCACACCCCCGGCAAGTTCAGCAAGCTGCTCTCGGGCGGTGACGCCATCTACGCACCCGGCTGGCGCTGCTCCCTCGGGTTCAACGTCCGCAGCGGCAGCACGTACTACTTCCTGACCGCCGGTCACTGCACCGATGGCAACCCGCCCTGGTACACGAACTCCTCGAACACCACCTACATAGGCCCGACGGTCGGCTCCAGCTTCCCGACCAACGACTACGGGCTGGTGCGCTACGACAACTCCGCGGTCTCGCACGAGGGCACCGTGGGCAGCGTCGACATCACCAGCGCGGCCAATGCCACGGTCGGCATGTCCGTGACCCGCCGGGGCTCCACGACCGGCATCCACAGCGGCACCGTCTCCGCGCTCAACGCCACGGTCAACTACGGCAACGGCGACGTCGTGTACGGCATGATCAAGACCAACGTGTGCGCCGAGCCCGGCGACTCGGGCGGTCCGCTCTACTCCGGCTCCAAGGCGATCGGCCTGACCTCGGGCGGCAGCGGCAACTGCAGCTCCGGCGGCACGACGTTCTTCCAGCCGGTCACCGAGGCGCTCAGCGCGTACGGCGTCAGCATCTACTGA
- a CDS encoding DUF1684 domain-containing protein: MSTHAQQQAARDWERWHEERTATVSAPYGPLSLTGTHWLADHPEGRIPAVPGRWREEDGALVLEAAPADGLTVDGKPFTGEVRLGADRGPVDASRVAHEGRRLVVLSREGLWAVRVFDPESPARRAFRAIDATPYDARWAVPGTFRPYAASRSVRVENADGVERGLGLAGEIAFELDGAGHTLQVAVESDGSLWAVFADATSGNSSYRFRFLRPAAPAADGSVTVDLNRALLPPCAFADHFICPFPPPGNTLPVAVEAGERHRADG, from the coding sequence ATGAGCACGCACGCACAGCAGCAGGCAGCGCGGGACTGGGAGCGCTGGCACGAGGAGCGGACCGCCACGGTCTCGGCGCCGTACGGGCCGCTCTCCCTCACCGGCACCCACTGGCTCGCCGATCACCCGGAGGGGCGAATTCCGGCCGTCCCGGGCCGGTGGCGGGAGGAGGACGGCGCGCTGGTCCTGGAGGCCGCGCCCGCGGACGGGCTGACCGTGGACGGGAAGCCCTTCACCGGCGAGGTCCGGCTCGGCGCCGACCGGGGCCCGGTCGACGCGTCCCGGGTCGCGCACGAGGGCCGCAGGCTGGTCGTGCTGAGCCGCGAGGGCCTGTGGGCGGTGCGGGTCTTCGACCCCGAATCGCCCGCGCGGCGCGCGTTCCGGGCGATCGACGCGACCCCGTACGACGCCCGCTGGGCGGTGCCGGGCACCTTCCGTCCGTACGCCGCCTCCCGCTCCGTCCGGGTCGAGAACGCCGACGGTGTCGAACGCGGACTCGGGCTCGCCGGGGAGATCGCCTTCGAGCTGGACGGGGCCGGGCACACGCTCCAGGTCGCTGTCGAGTCCGACGGGTCCCTCTGGGCGGTCTTCGCCGACGCCACCAGCGGGAACAGCAGCTACCGCTTCCGGTTCCTGCGGCCCGCCGCACCTGCGGCCGACGGCTCGGTGACCGTCGACCTCAACCGCGCGCTGCTGCCGCCGTGCGCCTTCGCGGACCACTTCATCTGCCCCTTCCCGCCGCCCGGCAACACCCTCCCGGTCGCTGTGGAGGCGGGCGAGCGCCACCGCGCCGACGGCTGA
- a CDS encoding NtaA/DmoA family FMN-dependent monooxygenase (This protein belongs to a clade of FMN-dependent monooxygenases, within a broader family of flavin-dependent oxidoreductases, the luciferase-like monooxygenase (LMM) family, some of whose members use coenzyme F420 rather than FMN.), with protein sequence MTAAAPKRMHLAAHFPGVNSTTVWADPRSRSQIEFSSFEHLARTAERGLFDFFFLAEGLRLREHKGRIHDLDVVGRPESLTVLSALAAVTDRLGLAATVNTTFNEPYELARRLATLDHLSAGRAAWNAVTSSDAFTGENFRRGGYLDRSERYTRAAEFVATARELWDSWTPDGAPRPVSHRGRHFTVEGEFTVPRSPQGHPVVIQAGDSPEGRDFAASAADIVFTRHGTLEAGRAFYADVKGRLAAHGREPDELKVMPGVTFVLGDTDAEAQERAAAIRLQQVSPQNAIAALEQVWGRDLSGYDPDGPLPASDPDPGAELARGRVRQGDPLAVAARWRALSREKGLSIRQTVVEATGRQSFIGSPATVAAQLTEYVAAGAADGFILVPHLTPGGLDDFVDRVVPLLQERGVFRRAYTGSTLRSHLGLAEPVWKG encoded by the coding sequence ATGACGGCCGCCGCCCCGAAACGGATGCACCTCGCCGCGCACTTTCCCGGCGTGAACAGCACCACCGTCTGGGCCGACCCGCGCTCCCGCAGCCAGATCGAGTTCTCCTCGTTCGAACACCTCGCGCGCACGGCCGAGCGGGGCCTGTTCGACTTCTTCTTCCTCGCCGAGGGGCTGCGGCTGCGCGAGCACAAGGGGCGGATCCACGACCTGGACGTGGTCGGCAGACCCGAGTCCCTGACCGTGCTGTCCGCGCTGGCGGCCGTCACCGACCGGCTCGGCCTCGCCGCCACCGTCAACACCACGTTCAACGAGCCCTACGAACTGGCCCGCCGGCTCGCCACCCTCGACCATCTCAGCGCCGGCCGGGCCGCGTGGAACGCGGTCACCTCGTCCGACGCCTTCACCGGCGAGAACTTCCGGCGCGGCGGCTATCTGGACCGCTCCGAGCGGTACACCCGCGCCGCCGAGTTCGTCGCCACCGCCCGTGAGCTGTGGGACTCCTGGACCCCCGACGGCGCCCCGCGCCCGGTCTCGCACCGGGGCCGGCACTTCACCGTCGAGGGCGAGTTCACCGTTCCGCGCTCCCCGCAGGGCCACCCCGTCGTCATCCAGGCCGGAGACTCGCCCGAGGGCCGGGACTTCGCCGCGTCCGCCGCCGACATCGTCTTCACCCGGCACGGCACCCTCGAAGCGGGACGCGCCTTCTACGCGGACGTCAAGGGCCGGCTCGCGGCCCACGGCAGGGAGCCCGACGAACTGAAGGTCATGCCCGGCGTCACCTTCGTGCTCGGCGACACCGACGCCGAGGCGCAGGAGCGTGCGGCCGCCATCCGTCTCCAGCAGGTCTCGCCGCAGAACGCGATCGCCGCCCTGGAGCAGGTCTGGGGCCGCGACCTCTCCGGGTACGACCCGGACGGGCCGCTGCCCGCGAGCGACCCGGACCCCGGCGCCGAGCTGGCCCGGGGGCGGGTCCGGCAGGGCGACCCGCTCGCGGTGGCGGCCCGCTGGCGCGCGCTGTCCCGGGAGAAGGGGCTCTCCATCCGGCAGACGGTCGTCGAGGCGACCGGCCGCCAGTCGTTCATCGGCAGCCCGGCCACCGTCGCCGCGCAGCTGACGGAGTACGTGGCGGCCGGGGCCGCCGACGGCTTCATCCTCGTGCCGCACCTCACCCCCGGCGGCCTCGACGACTTCGTCGACCGGGTCGTCCCGCTCCTCCAGGAACGGGGGGTCTTCCGCCGGGCGTACACCGGTTCCACGCTGCGGTCGCACCTCGGTCTCGCCGAACCGGTATGGAAGGGTTGA
- a CDS encoding LLM class flavin-dependent oxidoreductase, producing MPALRPLHLAAEIGGPPRYDAAHHTGLARLAEGGALDFVTLGDSFARPGPDALAVLARVAPATRRVGLVPTVTTTHTEPFHVSSAVATLDWVSRGRAGWQVGVSTTEAEARLFGRRPAAPAPDLWHEAGECAEVSARLWDSWEDDAEIRDTATGRFIDRDKLHHIDFEGAAFSVRGPAIVPRPPQGHPVVVADGTAGPARDAAARHADVVLVRATTPERTAAIRDDVRLRAAAHGRDPDALRVLAALTVDLGDAETAFEPGLASGPPPPDRGTYFRGGPVDLADLITEWHRAGAVDGFHLTPITPARDLERIVNGTVALLQHRSLFRTFYPGGTLREHLGLARPANRYARVGERV from the coding sequence ATGCCAGCCCTCCGGCCCCTCCATCTGGCCGCCGAGATCGGCGGCCCGCCCCGCTACGACGCCGCGCACCACACCGGGCTCGCCCGGCTCGCGGAGGGCGGCGCGCTCGACTTCGTGACCCTCGGCGACTCGTTCGCCCGGCCGGGGCCCGACGCGCTCGCCGTACTCGCCCGGGTGGCCCCCGCCACCCGCCGCGTCGGCCTGGTGCCCACGGTCACCACCACCCACACCGAGCCGTTCCATGTGTCGTCGGCCGTGGCCACCCTGGACTGGGTCAGCCGGGGCCGGGCGGGCTGGCAGGTCGGCGTGTCCACGACCGAGGCGGAGGCCCGGCTGTTCGGCCGCCGCCCCGCCGCGCCCGCCCCGGACCTGTGGCACGAGGCGGGCGAGTGCGCCGAGGTCTCGGCCCGGCTCTGGGACAGCTGGGAGGACGACGCCGAGATCCGTGACACCGCGACCGGCCGCTTCATCGACCGCGACAAGCTGCATCACATCGACTTCGAGGGCGCCGCGTTCAGCGTCCGGGGGCCGGCGATCGTGCCCCGGCCGCCGCAGGGCCACCCCGTCGTCGTGGCCGACGGCACGGCCGGGCCGGCCAGGGACGCCGCCGCGCGCCACGCCGACGTCGTCCTCGTACGGGCCACCACCCCCGAGCGGACCGCCGCGATCCGCGACGACGTGCGCCTCCGGGCCGCCGCCCACGGCCGGGACCCCGACGCGCTGCGGGTGCTCGCCGCGCTCACCGTCGACCTCGGCGACGCCGAGACGGCCTTCGAGCCGGGGCTGGCGAGCGGGCCGCCGCCGCCCGACCGGGGCACCTACTTCCGGGGCGGCCCGGTCGATCTGGCCGATCTGATCACCGAGTGGCACCGGGCCGGCGCGGTCGACGGCTTCCACCTCACCCCGATCACCCCCGCGCGCGACCTCGAACGGATCGTCAACGGCACGGTCGCCCTGCTCCAGCACCGCAGCCTGTTCCGGACCTTCTACCCGGGCGGCACCCTGCGCGAGCACCTGGGTCTGGCCCGTCCCGCCAACCGGTACGCACGCGTGGGGGAGCGGGTATGA
- a CDS encoding FAD/NAD(P)-binding protein yields MSARPALAVIGAGPRGTGLVERLAANAPALYGDRPLDLHLIDPHPPGSGRIWRRDQSPLLWMNSMAEDVTMFTDDTVRQEGPVREGPALDAWAADVREGRIRCAEAAADARLRAEIETLRGRDFPSRRLQGAYLRWVYAHAVAALPPSVTVHEHRAPALRVTGPRDGRQLVHLAGRAAPLAADLVVLTLGHLDAGPDGEQRALSAFADRHGLVHLPPAFTADSDLSALPAGEPVIVRGLGLAFIDLMVLLTEGRGGRYENGAYVPSGQEPVLYAGSRRGVPYRAKIGYGLQGERPPLPRFFGPARAAELRDRPRPPDYRRDIRPHVDKELGYAHYHRLFTAHPERTAADRAAFEEKYAAADPGSTELRDLIADAVPDPADRLDLDALDRPLDGIRHPSSGALQEAVRAHIAADLARRSDPGHSEDLAVFLGLLSVYGTLVRLGDTGDEWHGFFSYLASGPPGPRLRQLLALSRAGVVRFLGAGTTVEADEERGVFRAASATVPGERVEARALVEARLPAPAPGRTRSPLLRTLYEDGAAATASGLLAVDPGDGRIVDRAGRPHPRRFALGPHTGARTSGAFTRPRTGGPAFGQNDATARAALLLLRRLHPDPGD; encoded by the coding sequence GTGAGCGCCCGGCCCGCGCTGGCCGTCATCGGCGCGGGGCCCCGCGGCACCGGCCTGGTCGAACGGCTCGCCGCCAACGCCCCCGCCCTGTACGGGGACCGGCCGCTGGACCTCCACCTCATCGACCCCCACCCGCCCGGGAGCGGCCGGATCTGGCGCCGCGACCAGTCCCCGCTGCTGTGGATGAACTCCATGGCCGAGGACGTCACGATGTTCACCGACGACACCGTCCGCCAGGAGGGCCCCGTCCGGGAGGGGCCCGCGCTCGACGCCTGGGCGGCGGACGTACGGGAGGGCCGGATCCGGTGCGCCGAGGCCGCGGCCGATGCCCGGCTGCGCGCCGAGATCGAGACGCTGCGGGGGCGGGACTTCCCGAGCCGGCGACTCCAGGGCGCCTATCTGCGCTGGGTGTACGCGCACGCGGTGGCCGCCCTCCCGCCCTCGGTCACCGTCCATGAGCACCGCGCCCCGGCCCTGCGCGTCACCGGCCCGCGCGACGGCCGCCAGCTCGTCCACCTCGCGGGCCGCGCCGCACCGCTCGCCGCCGACCTGGTCGTCCTCACCCTCGGCCACCTGGACGCCGGGCCGGACGGTGAACAGCGCGCGCTCTCCGCCTTCGCGGACCGGCACGGCCTCGTCCACCTGCCGCCCGCCTTCACCGCCGACAGCGACCTGAGCGCGCTGCCCGCGGGCGAACCCGTCATCGTCCGGGGGCTCGGACTCGCCTTCATCGACCTCATGGTGCTGCTCACCGAGGGACGCGGCGGACGGTACGAGAACGGGGCGTACGTGCCCTCCGGCCAGGAGCCGGTCCTGTACGCCGGATCGCGGCGCGGCGTCCCGTACCGCGCCAAGATCGGCTACGGATTACAGGGCGAACGGCCGCCGCTGCCACGATTCTTCGGGCCCGCGCGCGCCGCGGAGCTGCGGGACCGGCCCCGGCCGCCCGACTACCGCCGCGACATCCGGCCCCATGTCGACAAGGAGCTGGGGTACGCCCACTACCACCGGCTGTTCACCGCCCACCCCGAGCGCACCGCCGCCGACCGGGCCGCCTTCGAAGAGAAGTACGCCGCGGCCGATCCGGGCAGCACCGAACTGCGGGACCTGATCGCCGACGCCGTTCCCGACCCCGCCGACCGGCTCGACCTCGACGCGCTCGACCGCCCCCTGGACGGGATCCGCCACCCCTCGTCCGGCGCCCTCCAGGAAGCGGTCCGCGCCCATATCGCCGCCGACCTCGCACGCCGGAGCGATCCCGGGCACAGCGAGGACCTCGCCGTGTTCCTCGGACTGCTCTCGGTCTACGGAACGCTCGTCCGGCTCGGCGACACCGGGGACGAGTGGCACGGCTTCTTCAGCTACCTCGCCTCCGGCCCGCCCGGCCCCCGGCTGCGGCAGCTGCTCGCGCTCTCCCGGGCCGGCGTCGTCCGCTTCCTCGGTGCCGGCACCACGGTCGAGGCCGACGAGGAACGGGGCGTCTTCCGCGCGGCGAGCGCCACCGTGCCGGGCGAGCGGGTCGAGGCCCGCGCCCTGGTCGAGGCCCGCCTCCCCGCCCCCGCCCCGGGGCGCACCCGCTCACCCCTGCTGCGCACGCTGTACGAGGACGGGGCCGCCGCCACCGCCTCCGGGCTGCTCGCGGTCGACCCCGGCGACGGCCGGATCGTGGACCGCGCCGGCCGCCCGCACCCGCGCCGCTTCGCGCTCGGCCCGCACACCGGGGCGCGCACGAGCGGGGCGTTCACCCGGCCGCGCACCGGCGGCCCGGCGTTCGGCCAGAACGACGCCACCGCGCGGGCAGCCCTGCTCCTGCTGCGCCGCCTCCACCCGGACCCGGGGGACTGA
- a CDS encoding DUF5685 family protein — MFGIVRPCTHRLSEGLKAEWMAHLCGLCLALRSDHGQFARIVTNYDGLIVSVLTEAQTERTAGQRRTAGPCPLRSMRTAPVARGEGARLAAAVSLVLASAKVRDHVADRDGLLARRPVAAAARRVAASWDRAGARTGAQLGFDTAVLVDAVDRQTGIELLAGPGTPLLTVTEPTETATAAAFAHTAVLAGKPQNAEPLAEAGRLFGRLAHLLDAVEDQEADAAAGAWNPLTATGTSRAEARRLCDDALRGVRLALKDAEFTNGRLAHVLLAHELRRSVDRAFASDVCSHGSGGLLTVSGEPSGTGPAGSFGPPPGNPYAPTGPGGPFGPLPPEPPRDRRGLVVGCLVWAGLACTCQMCCGTFEDPWSRQRREGLCSQCDCGDCCDGCDACSNCCDCCSCCDGCDCGCDC, encoded by the coding sequence GTGTTCGGAATCGTCAGGCCCTGTACGCATCGACTGTCCGAAGGGCTCAAGGCCGAGTGGATGGCCCACCTCTGCGGACTCTGTCTGGCGCTCCGCTCCGATCACGGGCAGTTCGCCCGGATCGTCACCAACTACGACGGCCTGATCGTCTCGGTCCTGACGGAGGCTCAGACCGAACGCACCGCCGGCCAGCGGCGCACGGCCGGGCCCTGCCCCTTGCGGTCCATGCGCACCGCGCCCGTCGCGCGCGGCGAGGGCGCCCGGCTGGCGGCCGCCGTCTCGCTGGTGCTGGCGTCGGCGAAGGTGCGGGACCACGTCGCCGACCGGGACGGCCTGTTGGCCCGCCGCCCGGTGGCCGCGGCGGCCCGCCGGGTGGCGGCGAGCTGGGACCGGGCCGGGGCGCGCACCGGCGCACAGCTCGGCTTCGACACCGCGGTCCTCGTCGACGCCGTCGACCGGCAGACCGGCATCGAACTCCTCGCCGGCCCCGGCACCCCGCTGCTGACGGTCACCGAGCCCACCGAGACCGCCACGGCCGCCGCCTTCGCCCACACCGCCGTCCTCGCGGGCAAGCCGCAGAACGCCGAGCCGCTCGCCGAGGCCGGGCGCCTCTTCGGGCGCCTCGCCCACCTGCTGGACGCCGTGGAGGATCAGGAGGCCGACGCCGCCGCGGGTGCCTGGAACCCGCTCACCGCGACCGGCACCTCGCGCGCCGAGGCCCGGCGGCTGTGCGACGACGCGCTGCGGGGCGTGCGGCTGGCACTGAAGGACGCGGAGTTCACCAACGGCAGGCTCGCGCACGTGCTGCTGGCCCACGAACTGCGGCGCTCGGTCGACCGCGCCTTCGCCTCGGACGTCTGCTCCCACGGATCCGGCGGGCTCCTGACCGTGTCCGGCGAACCGTCAGGAACGGGACCCGCGGGCTCGTTCGGGCCGCCGCCGGGCAATCCGTACGCGCCCACGGGACCGGGCGGGCCCTTCGGACCCCTGCCGCCCGAGCCGCCGCGCGACCGGCGCGGACTCGTCGTGGGCTGCCTGGTGTGGGCCGGCCTCGCCTGCACCTGCCAGATGTGCTGCGGCACCTTCGAGGACCCCTGGTCGCGTCAGCGGCGCGAGGGGCTGTGCAGTCAGTGCGACTGCGGGGACTGCTGCGACGGCTGCGACGCGTGCAGCAACTGCTGCGACTGCTGCAGCTGCTGTGACGGCTGTGACTGCGGGTGCGACTGCTGA
- a CDS encoding cell division protein SepF produces the protein MGSVRKASAWLGLVEDNDERYYDDDEYAEGARTGTGQAWVTDPRVRVASETAEETGRRIATVTPDSFRDARAIGELFRDGVPVIMNLTSMDSADAKRVVDFAAGLIFGLRGSIDRVATRVFLLTPADTQVMNGEAAGRPADGFFNQS, from the coding sequence ATGGGATCGGTGCGCAAGGCGAGTGCCTGGCTGGGCCTCGTAGAGGACAACGACGAGCGGTACTACGACGACGACGAGTACGCCGAGGGTGCACGGACCGGTACCGGTCAGGCCTGGGTGACCGACCCGCGGGTGCGGGTGGCCTCGGAGACGGCCGAGGAGACGGGCCGCCGGATCGCCACCGTGACCCCGGACAGCTTCCGTGACGCCCGCGCCATCGGCGAGCTCTTCCGGGACGGCGTCCCGGTGATCATGAACCTCACGTCCATGGACTCCGCCGACGCCAAGCGCGTGGTGGACTTCGCCGCAGGGCTGATCTTCGGACTGCGCGGGTCGATCGACCGCGTGGCCACCCGGGTCTTCCTGCTGACCCCCGCCGACACCCAGGTGATGAACGGCGAAGCCGCCGGCCGGCCGGCCGACGGCTTCTTCAACCAGAGCTGA
- a CDS encoding acyl-CoA dehydrogenase family protein — protein MSTTSKLPPFDPRDPIGVDDLLSPEDLAIRDTVRTWAADRVLPHIAEWYENGELPGIRELARELGALGALGMSLQGYGCAGATAVQYGLACLELEAADSGIRSLVSVQGSLAMYAIHRFGSEEQKQRWLPGMAAGETIGCFGLTEPDHGSDPAAMRTYAKRDGEDWVLSGRKMWITNGSVAGVAVVWAQTDEGPAGAGIRGFVVPTDAPGFSAPEIRHKWSLRASVTSELILDEVRLPADAVLPGVTGLRGPLSCLSHARYGIVWGAMGAARSSFEAAVDYARTREQFGKPIGGFQLTQAKLADMAVELHKGILLAHHLGQRMDAGRLRPEQVSFGKLNNVREAIEICRTSRTILGANGISLEYPVMRHATNLESVLTYEGTVEMHQLVLGKALTGLDAFR, from the coding sequence ATGTCCACCACCTCGAAGCTCCCGCCCTTCGACCCCCGCGACCCGATCGGCGTCGACGACCTGCTGAGCCCCGAGGACCTCGCGATCCGCGACACCGTCCGCACCTGGGCGGCCGACCGCGTCCTGCCGCACATCGCCGAGTGGTACGAGAACGGGGAACTCCCCGGCATCCGAGAGCTGGCCCGTGAACTCGGCGCCCTCGGCGCGCTCGGCATGTCGCTCCAGGGCTACGGGTGCGCCGGCGCCACCGCCGTCCAGTACGGGCTGGCCTGCCTGGAGCTGGAGGCGGCCGACTCGGGCATCCGCTCGCTCGTCTCCGTACAGGGCTCCCTCGCCATGTACGCGATCCACCGCTTCGGCTCCGAGGAGCAGAAGCAGCGGTGGCTGCCCGGCATGGCGGCGGGCGAGACCATCGGCTGCTTCGGCCTCACCGAGCCGGACCACGGATCGGACCCGGCCGCCATGCGCACGTACGCCAAGCGCGACGGCGAGGACTGGGTGCTCAGCGGGCGCAAGATGTGGATCACCAACGGCTCGGTCGCCGGTGTGGCGGTCGTCTGGGCGCAGACCGACGAGGGCCCGGCCGGCGCCGGTATCCGGGGCTTCGTGGTGCCGACGGACGCGCCGGGCTTCTCCGCCCCCGAGATCCGGCACAAGTGGTCGCTGCGCGCCTCGGTCACCAGCGAGCTGATCCTGGACGAGGTGCGGCTGCCCGCGGACGCCGTCCTGCCCGGGGTCACCGGTCTGCGCGGACCGCTCAGCTGTCTGAGCCACGCCCGCTACGGCATCGTCTGGGGGGCCATGGGCGCGGCCCGGTCGAGCTTCGAGGCGGCTGTCGACTACGCGCGCACCCGTGAACAGTTCGGGAAGCCGATCGGCGGCTTCCAGCTCACCCAGGCCAAGCTCGCCGACATGGCCGTCGAGCTGCACAAGGGCATCCTGCTCGCCCACCACCTCGGGCAGCGGATGGACGCGGGGCGGCTGCGTCCCGAGCAGGTCAGTTTCGGGAAGCTGAACAACGTGCGGGAGGCCATCGAGATCTGCCGCACCTCGCGCACGATCCTCGGCGCCAACGGGATCTCGCTGGAGTACCCGGTGATGCGGCACGCGACCAACCTGGAGTCGGTGCTCACCTACGAGGGGACCGTGGAGATGCACCAGCTGGTCCTGGGGAAGGCGCTCACCGGCCTGGACGCGTTCCGATGA